A genomic stretch from Lathyrus oleraceus cultivar Zhongwan6 chromosome 2, CAAS_Psat_ZW6_1.0, whole genome shotgun sequence includes:
- the LOC127117605 gene encoding uncharacterized protein LOC127117605 has protein sequence MRQKIVIEIPLHSAKYKRKILTICTIADGVTSVSFEREGKDRVVIKGEDVDAARVTECLREKVTKHARLVTVAMDD, from the exons ATGAGG CAAAAGATTGTGATTGAGATACCACTTCACTCTGCAAAATACAAGAGGAAAATATTAACAATATGCACCATTGCGGATG GTGTTACATCGGTTAGTTTTGAAAGAGAAGGAAAAGATAGAGTGGTGATTAAAGGAGAAGATGTTGATGCAGCAAGAGTGACAGAATGTCTGAGAGAGAAAGTCACCAAGCATGCAAGACTTGTTACTGTGGCCATGGATGATTAA